In the Corynebacterium kroppenstedtii genome, one interval contains:
- a CDS encoding EsaB/YukD family protein, whose product MPHTNTRDFRSSTTYQVEKDEEFTTSPRLDLSRTRIRIILELPDDSFTSLGFQQNENVERNESASNDHHELSVYPTDFSAHNSLFSYLLFDDDIQEPLYRQCLDVTVLTHQPATELICDLVDSLRERRVLDTAAPPSPWRLITSSGRTIRYDASLADYGVQPGDMLLLTTRPWSGHDIHITTAEALSQSRDNRFFGHIINRGILPITIMTLVALSLIPQLVNVISKNWGLWDEITSITRHNPAVGSQDGHGYFLSLFAYSSLFPWWCLVAVALLSSSFCVFLAYIKTHHIIKPADINGSGEKDTNYPSQPDTHYASLWSRNFPPHSSYILESTALWWAAAWVLGTLSWSSPWMAVSLGCLCTALVCGAVAFFYLTVFKKNFAIVAKNSVARIPGAINKSSDIIPAIALLMFSGIMVLPLELTFFSFVTPQVVFCVWLLLALFIHSWTGMLALRCAGVHPDPVPSTGSELDEADSPPLPDRPQRVRLAHDIHTGMSTGCAAVIILAALCLAWSSPSAGTASLILVIAIAEGLRARLQARYSVQALARATALACLAITSLTLFLADYPVGTMHTVALAAGTSVFALLLIIPVLPQWKVSDPTIQKAIEITEAIMTASAIPLALWVAGVFTVIRGLG is encoded by the coding sequence ATGCCACACACGAACACACGCGATTTTCGCAGTTCAACCACATATCAGGTGGAGAAAGATGAAGAATTCACAACGAGCCCGCGACTAGATCTATCGAGAACACGAATACGTATCATTCTTGAACTGCCCGATGACTCATTCACCAGTTTGGGCTTCCAGCAGAACGAAAACGTTGAAAGAAATGAATCGGCAAGCAATGATCACCATGAATTATCTGTTTACCCTACCGACTTTTCTGCACATAACTCATTATTTAGTTATCTTTTATTCGACGACGATATCCAGGAACCCCTTTACCGGCAATGTCTCGATGTCACGGTACTCACCCACCAGCCGGCAACAGAATTGATTTGCGACCTCGTAGATTCTCTTCGCGAACGCCGTGTTCTTGACACCGCTGCACCACCATCACCGTGGCGGCTCATAACCAGTAGCGGCCGCACTATCCGGTACGACGCATCGTTGGCAGATTATGGTGTTCAACCTGGCGATATGCTCTTACTGACTACACGTCCGTGGTCCGGACACGATATTCACATCACCACAGCGGAAGCTCTATCCCAATCCCGCGATAATCGTTTTTTCGGCCACATTATTAACCGCGGAATCTTACCCATCACGATTATGACGTTGGTGGCATTGTCACTTATTCCCCAATTGGTCAATGTTATTTCTAAGAATTGGGGACTCTGGGACGAAATCACGTCGATCACCCGACATAATCCAGCCGTGGGCTCCCAGGATGGACATGGGTACTTCTTATCCCTCTTTGCTTATTCGTCACTATTTCCGTGGTGGTGCCTCGTCGCTGTTGCTTTACTCTCCTCTTCTTTCTGCGTATTTCTTGCTTATATTAAGACTCACCACATAATAAAGCCCGCGGATATCAATGGTAGCGGAGAAAAGGATACAAACTATCCATCACAACCGGATACGCACTACGCATCCCTGTGGAGTCGCAATTTTCCCCCTCATAGCTCCTATATCCTCGAATCGACAGCATTGTGGTGGGCTGCTGCATGGGTGCTGGGAACCCTGAGCTGGTCATCTCCCTGGATGGCAGTATCCCTCGGCTGTCTCTGTACAGCATTGGTATGCGGAGCAGTAGCTTTCTTTTATCTCACCGTTTTTAAGAAAAATTTCGCAATAGTTGCGAAAAATTCAGTTGCGAGAATTCCCGGCGCGATAAATAAATCATCGGACATCATTCCCGCCATCGCCCTCCTCATGTTTTCCGGGATCATGGTCCTCCCGTTGGAGTTAACTTTCTTCTCCTTCGTAACCCCTCAAGTTGTGTTTTGCGTCTGGCTGCTGCTCGCACTTTTCATCCATTCGTGGACCGGGATGCTCGCACTCCGTTGCGCTGGAGTTCATCCGGACCCTGTCCCGTCGACAGGGAGTGAACTTGACGAAGCCGACAGTCCGCCTCTGCCCGATCGTCCTCAACGCGTCCGCCTGGCGCATGACATTCATACGGGCATGTCCACGGGCTGCGCGGCCGTCATCATTCTTGCTGCTCTATGCCTCGCGTGGTCATCGCCATCGGCCGGAACGGCGTCGCTGATCCTGGTCATTGCCATCGCCGAGGGGCTTCGCGCACGCCTGCAAGCTCGGTATTCTGTTCAAGCGTTGGCCCGGGCAACGGCGCTCGCGTGCCTCGCTATCACGTCGCTGACTCTATTTCTGGCTGATTATCCCGTCGGGACAATGCATACGGTGGCTCTAGCAGCTGGAACGTCTGTTTTTGCCTTGCTGCTGATTATTCCTGTCCTTCCCCAGTGGAAGGTGTCGGACCCCACGATTCAGAAGGCGATTGAGATTACGGAAGCCATCATGACGGCGTCGGCGATCCCCCTCGCGTTGTGGGTGGCTGGGGTTTTCACTGTTATTCGGGGGCTGGGGTGA
- the truA gene encoding tRNA pseudouridine(38-40) synthase TruA, with the protein MIPNDNAPAQPGPEHPQGTTNALVRLRLDIAYDGTDFHGWARQNDVRSVQGDIEQAFQTVVRQPVQLVVAGRTDAGVHASGQVAHVDVPRDILNTRSIHNDPSTLVSRFARLLRPDVRIRACFFAPVGFDARFSALRRHYVYRVTTNRAGALPTRARDTAVWGRPVDIDAMNNAAEVLVGLHDFAAFCRARPHATTIRDLQHFSWHEVSTAAEPDVYEAHVTADAFCWNMVRSIVGASLAVGEGKRPDGFMEDMLNHDSRHPMVPVAPAHGLTLTGVDYPADGELAARAEQTRGIRSLD; encoded by the coding sequence GTGATTCCGAATGACAACGCCCCAGCACAACCGGGACCGGAGCATCCCCAGGGCACCACGAACGCCCTGGTTCGTTTACGCCTCGACATCGCCTATGACGGCACCGATTTTCATGGTTGGGCCCGTCAAAATGATGTTCGCTCGGTTCAGGGGGACATTGAGCAGGCTTTCCAGACGGTGGTGCGCCAGCCAGTCCAGCTCGTTGTCGCTGGTAGAACCGATGCGGGGGTTCACGCCTCGGGCCAGGTGGCACATGTCGATGTTCCGCGCGACATCCTGAACACACGGAGTATCCATAATGATCCGTCGACATTGGTTTCACGCTTCGCCCGACTGCTGCGCCCGGACGTCCGCATCCGCGCGTGTTTTTTCGCGCCCGTTGGATTTGACGCGCGGTTTTCCGCGCTCCGACGTCACTACGTGTATCGCGTGACGACGAATCGCGCCGGGGCCTTGCCGACGCGAGCCCGTGACACCGCCGTGTGGGGCAGACCAGTGGATATAGATGCGATGAACAACGCGGCTGAGGTCCTCGTTGGCCTTCACGATTTCGCTGCGTTTTGCCGTGCACGTCCCCATGCCACAACCATCCGTGACCTGCAGCATTTCTCATGGCATGAAGTGTCCACGGCAGCTGAACCGGATGTCTATGAGGCACACGTGACGGCCGACGCGTTTTGCTGGAACATGGTGCGCTCTATCGTCGGAGCGTCGTTAGCCGTGGGGGAGGGGAAACGGCCGGATGGATTCATGGAGGACATGCTGAACCACGATTCGCGACACCCTATGGTTCCTGTCGCTCCGGCGCACGGACTGACATTAACGGGCGTCGATTACCCTGCCGACGGTGAGTTAGCCGCCCGTGCGGAGCAGACTCGGGGTATCCGATCGCTCGATTAA
- the eccB gene encoding type VII secretion protein EccB has translation MASSNHDGSAHDDHQRVRASAGGGKDYQQPTSSAQLAGYRFVRKQLEQALVCADTRMVHDVPGSRRRALAIGVVLSVLGIAGAGIMAMMRPDPAIGDHTILIATDTGQMFVRVNDTLHPVTDLASARLVVGKAEEAHRVSSKNLASLSRGEFIGLRGPSDLPPQGNAESTERSWVVCHSPDNPRSSNKSRSEDGLRSGDNSRGQKMPSRAPGASSLVTKATHNEGESADDEGVDDVENDVEPGQNSRGTLSVAVAESMPRDARSAILRAESGMWLISPDSSDGHPYRRSLLAKRGSIPEPAVSRALGISSSTIRDVPDSFVEAIPRVDDVRTIRSSMPAGGDSGLRKPFNTIGIVIIADQHGSSVGRSTDSPSTHRQTVDNRPSHEFGATARDDAAADEGDVYVVRDHGLAPLAPVHARLLLSRPGVVVERVSPADISDIPTADELNWGTIPGEKPEWAPRDGRLCAGTVASPRKKQRTATADAEPSEAGDADILTWSEATSFPHGAVPVVQTEHAVAVGKREEERLIPRTADYYSGPAHAVAVDTGSEYAIVSSDGRRFAVDSLETLQILGFRTPTVAPWSVVRHLAEGESLSRDRASKIIVAAEQP, from the coding sequence ATGGCAAGTTCGAACCACGACGGGTCGGCTCACGACGACCACCAGCGGGTACGTGCATCTGCCGGTGGCGGTAAGGACTATCAGCAGCCGACGTCCAGTGCACAGTTAGCCGGATATCGATTTGTTCGTAAGCAGCTGGAACAAGCCTTGGTTTGTGCGGATACCCGCATGGTCCACGACGTTCCCGGGAGCCGACGCCGAGCCTTGGCGATCGGTGTTGTGCTGAGCGTTCTCGGTATCGCAGGTGCTGGGATTATGGCGATGATGCGGCCCGACCCCGCGATTGGAGACCACACGATCCTCATTGCTACAGATACTGGGCAAATGTTCGTGCGTGTCAACGACACACTCCACCCGGTGACGGACCTGGCATCGGCGCGGTTAGTGGTGGGCAAGGCAGAAGAAGCCCACCGAGTCTCGAGCAAAAATTTAGCGTCTCTGTCGCGCGGGGAGTTTATCGGGCTCCGGGGGCCATCGGATTTGCCGCCGCAGGGCAATGCGGAATCGACGGAGAGATCGTGGGTAGTGTGCCATTCGCCGGATAACCCACGGTCATCGAATAAATCTCGGTCGGAGGATGGCCTTCGGTCCGGCGATAATTCTCGGGGGCAGAAGATGCCGTCGCGAGCTCCTGGCGCATCGTCATTGGTGACGAAAGCGACCCACAACGAGGGTGAAAGTGCTGATGATGAGGGGGTCGACGACGTCGAGAACGACGTAGAACCTGGTCAGAATAGTCGCGGCACGTTATCGGTTGCAGTGGCCGAGTCCATGCCACGGGATGCTCGCTCGGCTATCCTCCGCGCAGAAAGTGGGATGTGGTTGATCAGCCCGGATTCGTCCGACGGGCACCCGTATCGGCGCTCACTTCTCGCCAAGCGCGGTTCCATCCCTGAGCCGGCAGTATCGCGGGCACTAGGCATTTCTTCATCCACTATTCGGGATGTTCCGGACTCCTTCGTCGAAGCGATCCCCCGCGTCGATGACGTTCGGACTATTCGATCATCCATGCCGGCCGGTGGAGATTCTGGCTTACGAAAGCCGTTCAACACGATAGGTATTGTCATCATCGCCGACCAGCACGGTTCGTCTGTGGGGCGCTCGACGGACTCTCCATCGACACACCGACAGACCGTCGATAATCGCCCATCCCATGAATTCGGGGCAACCGCACGCGACGACGCAGCCGCTGACGAGGGTGACGTCTACGTCGTGCGTGACCACGGACTTGCTCCTTTAGCTCCCGTGCATGCACGGTTGCTGCTTTCACGACCAGGCGTGGTGGTGGAGCGGGTGAGCCCCGCAGATATATCAGACATACCGACGGCCGACGAACTGAACTGGGGAACCATCCCGGGGGAGAAACCGGAGTGGGCACCACGCGATGGGCGACTCTGTGCGGGGACTGTAGCAAGCCCTCGTAAGAAGCAGCGAACCGCCACCGCCGATGCTGAACCTTCAGAGGCCGGTGACGCCGATATCCTGACGTGGTCGGAAGCGACAAGCTTCCCGCATGGGGCAGTGCCTGTTGTTCAGACAGAGCACGCGGTGGCCGTTGGCAAGAGAGAGGAAGAACGGCTCATCCCTCGAACTGCCGATTATTATTCCGGGCCGGCTCACGCGGTGGCCGTCGACACCGGCTCGGAGTACGCCATCGTGAGCTCGGACGGCCGACGCTTCGCGGTGGATTCGTTGGAAACACTGCAGATCCTGGGATTTCGTACTCCTACAGTGGCACCGTGGTCGGTAGTTCGGCATCTCGCTGAGGGAGAAAGCCTATCCCGCGATCGCGCATCAAAAATTATTGTCGCCGCCGAGCAACCATGA
- a CDS encoding S8 family serine peptidase codes for MDSLPSLAEAQRLATGRGITVAVIDTGVNRHVDLPTLVGGGDLLGDTDGTEDCDLHGTIVGTIIAGHGHARGVAPNVDLLSIRQTSAHAQPRPRSSDDGSGQPASPSTGSPKMGTLTGVADAINRSVDAHARVINISVAACTDPRMEPEGIDHLRGALDRAESTGVTVVAAAGNSTGPCHDGMNAYPAHEPTVISVGAVGGDRHRRADYALAGGDITAPGGPVMGPQLGSSPIMAATDPAEIQRNPAMAEEPTPQPFVGTSFSAPLVSGTVALMLEVAPHLSPSDVRQILAATATPGAGSQAGMVHPARAVGMARRHAEAGGVIPTESREASDPDITVPTAATHHSPRRMAMTVISVPFTILCAVGVAVMVARRRQ; via the coding sequence GTGGATTCCTTACCTTCATTGGCCGAAGCTCAGCGTTTAGCAACGGGCCGGGGGATTACGGTGGCGGTCATTGATACTGGGGTGAATCGCCATGTTGATCTCCCGACGCTGGTCGGTGGAGGGGATCTCTTGGGCGACACCGATGGCACTGAGGATTGCGATCTGCACGGAACGATCGTCGGCACGATTATCGCTGGTCACGGGCATGCGCGTGGGGTAGCTCCAAACGTTGATTTGTTGTCGATACGACAAACGAGTGCACACGCCCAGCCACGTCCGCGCTCTAGCGATGATGGGAGCGGGCAGCCTGCGTCTCCTTCAACGGGGTCCCCGAAAATGGGCACTTTAACTGGTGTTGCGGACGCTATTAATAGGAGTGTCGACGCGCACGCACGCGTGATCAATATTTCGGTCGCTGCCTGCACAGATCCACGAATGGAGCCCGAGGGGATCGACCATCTTCGCGGGGCGCTGGATCGTGCCGAGAGCACCGGGGTGACGGTGGTCGCGGCGGCGGGGAATTCCACTGGTCCGTGTCATGACGGGATGAATGCCTACCCTGCCCATGAGCCAACAGTGATTTCGGTGGGGGCGGTGGGTGGCGATCGTCATCGTCGGGCGGATTATGCCCTCGCCGGCGGTGATATTACGGCCCCGGGTGGTCCTGTGATGGGCCCTCAGCTGGGGTCATCACCAATTATGGCGGCCACTGATCCTGCGGAAATTCAGCGGAATCCTGCCATGGCGGAGGAACCAACCCCTCAGCCCTTCGTCGGGACGAGTTTTTCCGCCCCGCTCGTGTCAGGCACAGTGGCCTTGATGTTGGAGGTTGCTCCGCATTTGAGTCCGTCTGATGTTCGCCAGATCCTTGCGGCGACGGCAACGCCAGGGGCTGGGTCTCAGGCGGGGATGGTCCATCCTGCTCGAGCGGTGGGAATGGCGCGTCGCCACGCGGAGGCTGGCGGTGTGATCCCCACGGAGTCTAGGGAAGCGTCCGATCCTGACATCACCGTGCCCACTGCGGCTACTCACCATTCCCCCCGTCGTATGGCGATGACCGTGATTTCCGTCCCGTTCACAATTTTGTGTGCGGTCGGGGTCGCGGTCATGGTTGCTCGGCGGCGACAATAA
- a CDS encoding ABC transporter ATP-binding protein translates to MENLPDNDTASDTPTPSPHAPHVAPLADDPTSCAMAFRNLYKAFRGKPAVNQLNLDIPRGSFYGLVGPNGAGKTTAITMSTGLLRPDQGSVWVNGINVWDKPAAAKATFGLLADGLPTFDRLSGKELLQFSGALRGMDEGIVEKRANELLDVLDLKESANKIVADYSAGMTKKILLAQALIHRPELLILDEPLEAVDPVSAQIIRSILTTYVKAGGTVIMSSHVMEVVEGLCDHVAIMQNGRVLASGTTDEVRNGSSLTDTFLNLVGGGRLAEGSLGWLAS, encoded by the coding sequence ATGGAGAATCTACCGGATAACGACACCGCTTCCGATACCCCTACCCCATCACCTCATGCACCCCATGTCGCACCGCTCGCCGATGATCCGACGTCGTGTGCTATGGCTTTTCGTAACCTCTACAAAGCTTTCCGTGGAAAACCAGCTGTTAATCAATTGAATTTGGACATTCCTCGCGGGAGTTTTTATGGCCTCGTCGGCCCCAATGGTGCGGGAAAGACGACGGCGATCACGATGTCCACCGGTCTCCTCCGCCCGGACCAGGGTTCCGTATGGGTTAATGGAATCAATGTGTGGGATAAACCCGCAGCGGCAAAAGCGACGTTCGGGCTCTTGGCTGATGGGTTACCCACTTTTGATCGTTTGTCAGGAAAAGAACTTCTCCAATTTTCTGGTGCCCTACGCGGTATGGATGAGGGAATCGTCGAAAAACGCGCTAATGAATTACTCGACGTTCTCGATCTCAAAGAATCCGCAAATAAAATTGTCGCTGATTATTCTGCCGGCATGACAAAGAAGATTCTTCTAGCTCAAGCCCTTATTCACCGCCCTGAACTTCTTATTCTCGACGAGCCACTAGAAGCTGTTGATCCCGTGTCGGCTCAAATTATCCGGTCAATTTTGACGACGTATGTCAAAGCCGGGGGAACTGTCATTATGAGTTCGCATGTAATGGAAGTTGTTGAGGGGCTCTGCGACCACGTAGCCATTATGCAAAATGGCAGGGTTTTGGCTAGCGGAACCACCGATGAGGTGCGAAATGGATCAAGTTTGACCGATACATTCCTCAACCTCGTCGGTGGCGGGCGACTCGCTGAGGGAAGTTTGGGGTGGTTAGCATCATGA